The genomic stretch ACGACGCGATGGCTCTCGGGAACCACGATCTCTACTACGGTTCGGACCGGCTCGCCCACTTCGTGCAAACGGCGGATTTCCCGGTCCTGTGCGCCAACCTCAGACCGGTCGCGGGAGTGAAGCCCCCGTTCACGCCGTACACATTCGTGCAGGCAGGAGGGTTACACGTGCTCGTCGTTGGGCTGATCACCGACGAGGACCTCCCCTACCTTGACTATCCGTGGCTCACCTACCTCGATCCGGCGGAGGCGCTCGCCGCCGTCCTGGATGAGGAGGCGGACAAGGCTGATCTCGTCGTCGTCCTCGCGCATCTTCCTGTCGCTGCCGCAAAGAGGATCGCGCAGCGCGTCCCGGGGATCGACGTCTTCCTCACCGGCCACTCGCACGAGCTCACGGAGACGCCGGTGCACGTGGGAAAGACCGTCATCCTCCAGACAGGCGCGTTCGGTCAGCATCTGGGGATTCTCACCCTGACCGTCGATTCCTCCGGAGAGGTGACGAAAGCGGCAAACTCGTTCCGGACAATAGAGAAAACCCCGGTCGCGACCGACCGGGGTTACATCCGATTGGGAATC from Candidatus Bipolaricaulota bacterium encodes the following:
- a CDS encoding metallophosphatase, translating into MSRIFISLLMVIAVAGTGLGETVTILYTNDIHTRVEQLPGLSAAIEDERAAASGPVLLFDSGDTWQDYRVPIYAVWGAERTVEWMNAVGYDAMALGNHDLYYGSDRLAHFVQTADFPVLCANLRPVAGVKPPFTPYTFVQAGGLHVLVVGLITDEDLPYLDYPWLTYLDPAEALAAVLDEEADKADLVVVLAHLPVAAAKRIAQRVPGIDVFLTGHSHELTETPVHVGKTVILQTGAFGQHLGILTLTVDSSGEVTKAANSFRTIEKTPVATDRGYIRLGIIGGLTLALLLLLF